A window of the Tunturibacter empetritectus genome harbors these coding sequences:
- a CDS encoding YukJ family protein → MPITNYSVLAGKPTAGKVVTGSSTHYQITMQATGGPFTVAVNIQSMDGSEVLYDIVEDFTPPDLAGLQALPMGMTPLTSEPGGLALDFVRSTVNGASMITKAQMTLLPKASEKAKGGGAEQEMIQRARAKALENAVVTLLNMTIADKDGVIYAFGSAYADSGKVDGIHDIHMNQGNPVGGKGGGFSGDNGVWQDGALFINLPSKGTWTAVFIAFQTESWSTDSAGNPV, encoded by the coding sequence ATGCCGATTACCAACTACAGTGTCCTCGCGGGAAAGCCGACTGCGGGCAAGGTCGTCACCGGGTCGAGCACGCACTATCAGATCACGATGCAGGCCACCGGCGGCCCGTTCACAGTAGCGGTCAATATTCAGTCGATGGACGGGTCGGAGGTCTTGTACGACATCGTTGAAGATTTCACACCGCCGGATCTGGCAGGTCTGCAGGCGCTGCCCATGGGGATGACGCCATTGACGAGCGAGCCGGGTGGGCTGGCGCTGGACTTTGTGCGGAGCACCGTCAACGGCGCCTCCATGATCACGAAGGCGCAGATGACCCTACTGCCGAAGGCAAGTGAAAAGGCCAAAGGTGGCGGTGCAGAGCAGGAGATGATTCAGCGGGCGCGGGCAAAAGCGCTGGAGAACGCCGTAGTCACGCTGCTCAATATGACGATCGCCGATAAAGACGGCGTGATCTACGCCTTCGGCAGCGCGTACGCCGACTCCGGAAAAGTGGACGGAATCCACGACATCCACATGAATCAAGGAAACCCGGTCGGTGGCAAAGGCGGCGGATTCAGCGGAGATAATGGCGTGTGGCAGGATGGTGCGCTGTTTATCAACTTACCGTCGAAAGGCACATGGACCGCGGTATTTATTGCATTTCAGACTGAGAGCTGGAGTACGGACTCGGCTGGCAATCCGGTTTAG
- the fabF gene encoding beta-ketoacyl-ACP synthase II yields the protein MEHRRVVVTGLGLICGVGKTAPEVWEGLMAGRSGMAEIKAFDLTGHPVRFAAEVKEFDPLLFVDKKESRKMGRFIHFALAASAEAMAHSGLKITEENRDQVGVHIGSGIGGFDVIEREHQNLLSGGPRKVSPFFIPGSIINLAAGHVSIKYGARGPNEATATACTTSAHSIGDAFRIIQRGDADAMIAGGTEASITPLGVAGFAAMRALSTRNDDPEHASRPFDKDRDGFVVGEGAGILILEELEFAKARGAKILAEVLGYGLSADAFHMTGMAPEGEGCYRSMKHALKVAGLSPDQIDYVNAHATSTPLGDALESKAIENVFGERATSGKLMVSSTKSMTGHLLGGAGGLEAGITILAMQHQIAPPTMNIVELDPQCRLNYVPNKPLPAKINYALSNSFGFGGTNGSLVFKRWTE from the coding sequence ATGGAGCATCGTCGCGTAGTTGTCACCGGCCTCGGCCTGATCTGCGGGGTCGGCAAAACCGCCCCTGAGGTTTGGGAAGGTCTCATGGCCGGACGCAGTGGCATGGCGGAGATCAAGGCATTCGATCTCACGGGCCATCCCGTCCGATTCGCCGCGGAGGTCAAGGAGTTCGATCCTCTTCTCTTCGTCGACAAGAAAGAGTCCCGCAAGATGGGACGCTTTATTCACTTTGCCCTGGCCGCATCGGCCGAGGCGATGGCTCACTCCGGACTGAAGATCACCGAAGAGAACCGCGATCAGGTGGGGGTCCATATCGGCTCCGGCATCGGCGGCTTCGATGTCATCGAGCGGGAACACCAGAATCTGCTCAGCGGCGGCCCGCGCAAGGTCTCGCCCTTCTTCATCCCCGGCTCCATCATCAACCTCGCCGCTGGCCACGTCTCAATCAAATACGGCGCGCGTGGGCCGAATGAGGCGACGGCGACTGCCTGCACCACGTCGGCTCACTCTATCGGCGATGCCTTCCGCATCATTCAGCGCGGCGATGCAGATGCCATGATCGCCGGTGGCACCGAAGCGTCCATCACGCCGCTGGGTGTGGCTGGATTCGCCGCCATGCGGGCGCTCTCCACGCGCAACGACGACCCCGAGCACGCCAGCCGCCCCTTCGACAAGGATCGCGACGGCTTCGTGGTCGGCGAAGGCGCGGGCATTCTCATCCTCGAGGAGCTTGAGTTCGCCAAGGCACGCGGCGCAAAGATCCTGGCTGAGGTTCTCGGCTACGGTCTCTCCGCTGACGCCTTCCACATGACCGGCATGGCTCCCGAGGGCGAAGGCTGCTATCGCTCGATGAAGCACGCTCTCAAAGTCGCGGGACTCTCACCGGACCAGATCGACTACGTCAACGCGCATGCCACCTCGACTCCTCTCGGCGATGCCCTCGAATCGAAGGCCATTGAGAATGTCTTCGGCGAACGCGCAACCAGCGGCAAGCTCATGGTCAGCTCCACCAAATCCATGACGGGCCATCTTCTCGGTGGGGCAGGCGGCCTGGAAGCCGGCATCACTATCCTGGCCATGCAGCACCAGATCGCGCCTCCTACGATGAATATCGTTGAGCTCGATCCGCAGTGCCGCCTGAACTACGTTCCGAACAAACCGCTGCCTGCGAAGATCAACTACGCTCTCTCGAACTCCTTCGGGTTCGGCGGAACCAACGGCTCGCTCGTCTTCAAGCGCTGGACTGAGTAA
- a CDS encoding TetR/AcrR family transcriptional regulator yields MTKIKKSEETRTRILAAALAVFRERGFERATMREIAKAAEVAVGAAYYYFESKDAIVMAFYERSQSEMSPRIEASLIQCKTLEERLRAIISTKFECFEPNRKLLGALSAHSDPEHPLSPFSKETATIREQDIGFFHSAVADSRVTLPANIKLYLPRLLWMYQMGLILFWVYDRSSGQKRTMLLYEKTLKMILVTLKLAGIPLLRPLHRLAAELLEVIYTEE; encoded by the coding sequence ATGACGAAGATCAAGAAGTCTGAAGAGACGCGCACACGAATCCTCGCAGCTGCACTTGCGGTGTTTCGCGAGCGCGGTTTCGAGCGTGCCACGATGCGTGAAATCGCTAAGGCGGCCGAGGTGGCAGTGGGTGCGGCTTACTACTACTTCGAGTCGAAGGACGCAATCGTAATGGCGTTCTACGAGCGTTCGCAGAGCGAGATGAGCCCCCGGATCGAGGCCTCTCTGATTCAGTGCAAGACCTTAGAGGAGCGCTTGCGGGCGATCATCTCGACAAAATTTGAATGCTTTGAACCAAACCGGAAGCTGCTTGGAGCGCTGTCGGCTCATTCGGATCCCGAACATCCGCTGTCGCCGTTTAGCAAAGAGACTGCGACGATCCGAGAACAGGACATCGGTTTCTTTCACAGTGCGGTTGCAGATTCCAGGGTCACGCTGCCAGCCAATATCAAACTTTACTTGCCACGTTTGCTTTGGATGTACCAGATGGGTTTGATCTTATTTTGGGTGTATGACCGGAGTAGTGGCCAGAAGAGGACGATGCTGCTCTATGAAAAAACACTGAAGATGATTCTGGTAACCCTCAAACTGGCAGGGATTCCGTTGCTACGGCCACTCCATCGTCTGGCTGCAGAACTACTCGAGGTGATTTACACAGAAGAATAG
- a CDS encoding sialate O-acetylesterase, which produces MKLRLTLCLLAATLAAQAEVSLPKLFSSHMVLQRDMPIHLWGSATPGESVTATFHHLTNTATADPTGRWSLYLPPQPAGGPYTLTVRGTNTITYDDILLGDLWFASGQSNMEMPLDGFGPDTQIEDAEKEIVAANYPDIRLLLIEKDAADYPREDVRATTGWSLCTPASARTFSAVAYFFARDLQKALEDKKQHVAIGLIDSTWGGTPAEAWTSLDALGSNASLMPVFAARAEQADREPTEARLDAFDKQARAEGKPTTPNRDWHPNIESWRPSALYNAMVAPFTPLPIKGVIWYQGEANSALNRAGLYDRLFPTLIKDWRQHWAQGNFPFLYVQISAFASSPKEDWGELRDAQRKTLSLINTGMAVTIDIGNEHNVHPANKQAVGERLSLLGRRLAYNEDLTASGPLFRLAYPDKGAMHVWFDNAAGLYSKNGAAGGSQVEGFEVAGADRVFLRANARIDHEASGDTITVASPAIPNPQYVRYAWPNFPQANLYNGANLPASTFTSLEPTRP; this is translated from the coding sequence ATGAAGCTTCGCCTCACCCTCTGCCTCCTCGCCGCCACCCTTGCTGCCCAAGCCGAAGTCTCCCTCCCCAAACTCTTCTCCAGCCACATGGTCCTGCAACGCGACATGCCCATCCATCTCTGGGGCAGCGCCACTCCCGGCGAGTCCGTCACCGCCACCTTCCACCACCTCACCAACACCGCTACGGCCGACCCCACCGGCCGCTGGAGTCTCTATCTGCCACCGCAACCCGCCGGAGGCCCTTACACGCTTACGGTTCGCGGCACCAACACCATCACCTATGACGACATTCTCCTCGGCGATCTCTGGTTTGCCTCCGGCCAGTCCAACATGGAGATGCCTCTCGACGGCTTCGGCCCCGACACACAGATTGAAGACGCAGAGAAAGAGATCGTCGCCGCCAACTACCCCGACATCCGCCTCCTTCTGATCGAAAAGGACGCCGCCGACTACCCCCGCGAAGACGTTCGCGCCACCACCGGTTGGTCCCTCTGCACCCCCGCTTCCGCAAGGACCTTCTCCGCAGTCGCCTACTTCTTCGCCCGCGACCTGCAGAAGGCCCTCGAGGACAAAAAGCAGCACGTCGCCATCGGCCTGATCGACTCCACCTGGGGAGGTACGCCCGCCGAGGCATGGACCAGCCTCGATGCTCTTGGCTCCAACGCGTCCCTGATGCCAGTCTTCGCGGCTCGCGCTGAACAAGCAGATCGCGAACCCACCGAGGCGCGTCTCGACGCTTTCGATAAACAAGCCCGCGCCGAGGGCAAACCCACGACGCCCAATCGCGACTGGCACCCCAACATCGAATCCTGGCGCCCCTCCGCGCTTTATAACGCGATGGTCGCCCCCTTCACTCCGCTCCCGATCAAGGGCGTCATCTGGTATCAGGGCGAGGCTAACTCTGCTCTCAACCGCGCTGGCCTCTACGACAGACTTTTTCCAACGCTTATCAAGGACTGGCGCCAGCACTGGGCCCAGGGCAACTTCCCCTTTCTCTACGTGCAGATCTCCGCGTTCGCCAGTTCGCCAAAGGAAGACTGGGGCGAACTCCGCGACGCCCAGCGCAAGACCCTCTCGCTGATCAACACCGGCATGGCCGTCACCATCGACATCGGCAACGAGCACAACGTCCACCCCGCCAACAAGCAGGCTGTAGGCGAGCGCCTCTCTCTGCTCGGCCGCCGTCTCGCTTACAACGAAGACCTCACTGCCTCAGGCCCTCTCTTCCGTCTCGCGTACCCGGACAAAGGCGCTATGCACGTCTGGTTCGACAACGCCGCCGGCCTCTACAGCAAGAACGGCGCAGCCGGAGGTTCCCAAGTCGAAGGCTTCGAAGTCGCCGGAGCTGACCGCGTCTTTCTTCGCGCCAACGCCCGCATCGATCACGAAGCGAGCGGCGACACTATCACCGTGGCCAGCCCTGCGATCCCCAACCCGCAGTACGTCCGCTATGCGTGGCCCAACTTCCCTCAGGCCAACCTCTACAACGGCGCGAACCTGCCCGCCTCCACCTTTACCTCACTCGAGCCCACTCGGCCTTAG
- a CDS encoding DNA recombination protein RmuC: MFTALLIVNLVLLLAVVLLLLRRQPVPATDPRLIQMPEQLTRLDARNEALDAHLRSGLAEIRRDAADDARRTREAAAADFTSLRTEITATIAELSGLLQNGLNAFRSDNKASDEVLRTAVQQNLDSIAQRLSYFIGEVNRNQIEAREALHSRLNELSGEANDQQEKLRFTVEDRLSKLNDANTAKLEEMRVTVDEKLHATLQTRLTESFGQVTTHLGEVQKGLGEMKELATGVGDLKRVLSNVKSRGVVGEFQLGQQLEQMFSPEQYIKNARIKQGTLESVEYALKFPSGEGADSHTLLAIDAKFPKEDWERLEHAYETGEGIEAAGKAFERSIRAEGRRICDKYIDPPTTMPHAIMFLPTESLYAEVVRRPGLQSEIQSSCRVTIAGPSTFMAILTSFQMGFHTLAIQKKGDEVWRVLSSAKKEFETYGGLMQKVEDQVGTVQNTIQKLGVRTRAINKALKNVSAIDAGIPVSNLIGFDDVPGIAPLLAASGEED; this comes from the coding sequence ATGTTTACTGCCCTTCTCATCGTCAATCTCGTCCTTCTCCTGGCCGTCGTTCTGCTTTTGCTTCGCAGGCAGCCGGTGCCCGCGACGGATCCGCGGCTGATCCAGATGCCCGAGCAGCTGACGCGGCTGGACGCGCGGAACGAGGCGCTCGACGCCCATCTGCGAAGCGGCCTGGCCGAGATACGCCGCGACGCCGCCGACGATGCCCGGCGAACCCGCGAGGCAGCTGCAGCAGACTTCACCAGCCTTCGCACTGAGATTACCGCGACGATCGCCGAGCTCAGCGGGCTGCTGCAGAACGGGCTGAACGCCTTTCGCAGCGACAACAAAGCCTCCGACGAGGTTCTGCGCACTGCGGTTCAGCAGAATCTGGATTCGATCGCACAGCGGCTCTCCTACTTCATTGGCGAGGTTAATCGCAATCAGATCGAGGCTCGCGAGGCGTTGCACAGCCGCCTGAACGAGCTCTCCGGCGAGGCTAACGATCAGCAGGAAAAACTGCGCTTCACCGTCGAAGACCGCCTTTCGAAGTTGAACGATGCCAATACTGCGAAGCTCGAGGAGATGCGGGTTACTGTTGACGAAAAGCTGCATGCCACGCTGCAGACGCGGCTTACGGAGTCGTTCGGGCAGGTTACGACGCACCTCGGCGAAGTCCAGAAGGGCCTGGGTGAGATGAAGGAGCTTGCCACCGGTGTGGGCGATCTGAAGAGAGTTCTTTCGAACGTCAAATCGCGCGGCGTGGTGGGCGAGTTTCAGCTTGGCCAGCAGCTTGAGCAGATGTTTTCGCCTGAGCAGTACATCAAAAACGCCCGCATCAAGCAGGGGACGCTTGAGTCGGTGGAATACGCTCTCAAGTTCCCCTCGGGCGAAGGTGCCGACAGCCACACTCTGCTCGCCATCGACGCCAAGTTTCCCAAAGAGGACTGGGAGCGGCTGGAGCATGCCTACGAGACCGGCGAAGGCATCGAGGCCGCTGGAAAGGCCTTCGAGCGCTCCATTCGCGCCGAGGGCAGACGCATCTGCGATAAGTACATCGACCCACCCACTACCATGCCCCATGCCATCATGTTCCTGCCGACGGAGAGCCTCTATGCGGAGGTCGTCCGCCGTCCGGGGTTGCAGTCGGAGATACAGTCGAGCTGCCGCGTCACTATCGCCGGGCCGTCGACTTTTATGGCCATCCTGACCAGCTTCCAGATGGGCTTTCACACGCTTGCCATCCAAAAGAAGGGCGACGAAGTCTGGCGCGTGCTCTCCAGTGCCAAGAAGGAGTTCGAGACCTATGGGGGGCTGATGCAGAAGGTCGAAGATCAGGTGGGAACGGTTCAGAACACCATTCAGAAGCTCGGCGTCCGTACGCGGGCGATTAATAAGGCGCTGAAAAACGTCTCCGCCATCGACGCCGGCATCCCCGTATCCAACCTGATCGGCTTCGACGACGTCCCAGGGATCGCCCCACTGCTTGCCGCCTCTGGCGAGGAAGACTGA
- a CDS encoding acyl carrier protein: MAAVDEKVKQIIVEQLQVDEAEVTPGASFQEDLGADSLDVVELVMQFEEAFDIQIPDEDAEKIKTVKDAVDYIEKNQKAK; this comes from the coding sequence ATGGCAGCAGTAGACGAGAAGGTAAAGCAGATTATTGTCGAGCAGCTTCAGGTGGATGAAGCGGAAGTCACCCCGGGTGCAAGCTTTCAGGAAGATCTCGGTGCAGACTCCCTCGACGTGGTCGAGCTCGTCATGCAGTTCGAAGAGGCCTTCGACATCCAGATCCCCGACGAAGATGCCGAGAAGATCAAGACCGTCAAAGACGCGGTCGACTATATCGAAAAGAACCAGAAGGCCAAGTAA